From the Pomacea canaliculata isolate SZHN2017 linkage group LG4, ASM307304v1, whole genome shotgun sequence genome, one window contains:
- the LOC112562403 gene encoding sulfotransferase family cytosolic 1B member 1-like, whose amino-acid sequence MTQVRVADGAGQSLRFLEVRGFMYPDFPIESIRGVPQLAIHADDVIICAYPKSGTHWLWEIARHLVAVGCQRDSSHEANQPRSSLDHLPALPVREKDDGMLEMMDHSQLDHHPSPRVLNTHVHFHQLPRQVLSSGCRVVLLTRDPRDVAVSYYNHHRKLSDLYDYHGDWSHYLPLFLDGKLDYGSWFEYYASWYQGLRENPDLKVLQLTYEDMKQDSCGGIKKLATFLDINCCSETLRLIDHVCSFDSMRQTKGHMEVDTAGQPIMYRKGNVGDWQEWFTVSQAETFARVYRQNISRWNLTASPAAQYIASVDHQ is encoded by the exons ATGACGCAGGTACGGGTTGCAGATGGCGCGGGACAGTCGCTGCGGTTCCTGGAAGTCCGAGGATTCATGTACCCAGACTTCCCCATTGAGTCCATTCGGGGTGTCCCCCAACTAGCCATACACGCTGATGACGTCATTATTTGTGCGTACCCGAAATCCG GTACCCATTGGCTGTGGGAGATCGCACGACACCTGGTGGCTGTTGGCTGCCAGAGAGACTCAAGTCACGAAG CAAACCAGCCTCGCAGCAGTCTTGACCACCTGCCCGCTTTACCTGTCCGAGAGAAAGACGACGGCATGCTGGAGATGATGGACCACTCACAGCTGGACCATCACCCGTCGCCGCGCGTGCTCAACACCCACGTCCACTTCCACCAGCTCCCTCGCCAg GTGTTGTCAAGCGGGTGTCGGGTGGTGCTGCTCACCCGGGACCCTCGTGACGTAGCGGTGTCGTACTACAACCACCATCGCAAGCTGAGCGACTTGTACGACTACCACGGGGACTGGTCGCACTACCTCCCACTCTTTCTCGACGGCAAAC tCGATTATGGCAGCTGGTTCGAGTATTATGCCTCGTGGTACCAAGGCCTGCGTGAAAATCCTGACCTCAAGGTTTTACAGCTGACCTATGAGGACATGAAAcag GATTCCTGTGGTGGCATCAAGAAACTGGCCACCTTCCTGGACATCAACTGCTGTAGCGAGACGCTGCGTCTTATAGACCACGTCTGTAGTTTCGACAGCATGCGACAGACCAAAGGTCACATGGAGGTGGACACGGCCGGCCAGCCGATCATGTACCGCAAAG GCAACGTGGGCGACTGGCAGGAATGGTTCACCGTCAGTCAGGCGGAGACATTTGCTCGAGTCTATCGCCAGAACATCAGTCGCTGGAATCTCACAGCCTCTCCAGCGGCTCAGTACATCGCCAGTGTAGACCATCAGTAA
- the LOC112562002 gene encoding NIF3-like protein 1, which translates to MFYRVIRCIKSTRLSRFLNPVSRHLRVAQFRLSSAGGVSGTIATSHAASDFDRTCVNIRTEWSPETTDSMELPDVVTCLKQIADPSLAGDWDNVGLLVEPSPPHRVRRILLTNDLTPEVMQEAEQEEVNMIVSYHPPIFGSFKRLTQRTWKEKLIIRCLEKRIAVYSPHTSWDAAADGVNDWLIGAFGDDIQDKKPLEQTEILPKGTNKRLSVMVSEEEAKLLLTSLQWLGKDQVYCENQNSSNVGDASGTVKLHVSCKAADLSEIMKELTRSGITLQHLECTDSAKLPSPGFGMGRSGRFRSSISIETAISHIKDHLGLQHVRIAKAPGQTELTSVAVCAGSGSSVLRGVKADLYLTGEMSHHDVLDAVCKGTSVVLCDHSNTERGFLKVVQVRLQDVLKSQVEVLVSLQDSEPLKVM; encoded by the exons ATGTTCTACCGAGTCATTCGCTGCATAAAAAGCACACGGCTTTCTCGCTTCCTGAACCCTGTGAGCAGGCATTTACGTGTCGCTCAGTTTCGTCTGAGCAGCGCAGGTGGCGTGTCAGGGACTATCGCAACTTCGCACGCAGCAAGTGATTTTGACCGAACCTGTGTGAACATCAGGACCGAGTGGAGCCCCGAGACTACGGACTCAATGGAGCTGCCTGATGTTGTCACCTGTCTGAAGCAGATCGCTGACCCCTCACTCGCCGGCGACTGGGATAACGTCGGTCTTCTGGTGGAGCCTTCGCCTCCGCACCGTGTTCGAAGAATTCTGCTGACCAACGATCTGACACCTGAAGTGATGCAAGAAGCCGAACAAGAAGAGGTGAACATGATAGTATCCTATCATCCTCCAATTTTTGGATCTTTTAAACGTCTGACCCAGAGAACATGGAAGGAAAAACTGATTATTAGGTGTCTAGAGAAGAGGATCGCCGTTTACTCTCCTCACACCAGCTGGGATGCAGCAGCAGATGGGGTAAATGACTGGTTGATAGGAGCATTTGGTGATG aCATCCAAGACAAAAAGCCACTAGAGCAGACAGAAATCTTGCCAAAAGGTACCAACAAGAGGCTTAGTGTTATGGTCAGTGAAGAGGAGGCCAAGCTTTTGCTGACAAGTTTACAATGGTTGGGGAAAGACCAGGTTTACTGTGAGAATCA AAACAGTAGCAATGTAGGTGATGCATCTGGCACAGTGAAGCTGCATGTCTCTTGCAAGGCTGCTGACCTTTCAGAGATTATGAAAGAGTTGACTAGGTCAGGTATAACACTACAACACCTGGAATGTACAGATTCAGCAAAG TTGCCTTCTCCTGGTTTTGGCATGGGTCGTAGTGGAAGATTTCGTTCTTCTATATCCATAGAAACAGCAATTTCTCACATCAAAGATCATCTTGGTCTTCAGCATGTTCGCATTGCTAAGGCCCCAG GGCAGACCGAGCTGACTTCAGTGGCTGTGTGTGCTGGCTCAGGTTCTAGTGTTCTGCGAGGAGTCAAGGCTGACTTATACCTGACAGGGGAAATGTCACACCATGATGTTCTAGATGCTGTCTGCAAGGGTACCAGTGTGGTCTTGTGTGATCACAGCAACACTGAGCGTGGTTTTCTGAAAGTAGTGCAAGTACGTCTCCAAGATGTGCTGAAAAGCCAGGTAGAGGTGTTAGTCTCCCTACAAGATAGTGAACCCTTGAAGGTTATGTAA